In Ananas comosus cultivar F153 linkage group 7, ASM154086v1, whole genome shotgun sequence, the sequence GTGTGTATgcttaaaacttcaaatttgttCAACAGGTACATCCAAGGAGCTCGTTTGATAGGGAACTCGAAATCTGCTTCTGAGGAGACACTAGAAATCGGCAAAGATTCGGGTCAAGATGAATCCATTGTGAACGGTAGAAACAATAAGCCCGCGCCCACTGCGCCGACTTTACGTGCCCGATTCGTCGGCCAAGGTTATAAACaggtaaaaattataataaggtTCTTCAAATCTTTGAAAACCGGTAGGTGGCAAATgctgttattaaaaaaaagaagaagaaaaaaaaaccgaTCCTACTCAGAAATGGATAACATTTCCTCATCTTGGGTTTTGATAACATAGTATTAATGAACGAACAACGAGAAAAGAACCACAAGCATTAGTATAATGTGGCTCTGAATATGGATTATAGGTGTTGGCACCAGGTTCAAGTTGTTTTCACCAAAGAGTTagtaaatgtaaaataatatccctgcaaaatcatctaccTACATACATATAAAGACCTGTCAAATTAGAATTTTCATTTATGCCCTCAAATGCGCAGTTTATTACACGAATACTCACATGAGCTTTAATTCAAGGATCATGAGTGACACTTTAGAGGGTGGTTAGCTACTCCGTAACAATCATGGAACATTGTTTTCCGGAGAAAGATAAAAAGGATTTTCATGGAAAACGCCTTTTTCTCATGATTTTTGTTTTCGAACAAAACCCTTTTTgttttagaaaaacaaaaatgagaCTTTTTCGTAAAACCTTTAAATAAAGCTTCCCTGGAAAAACAATTTTTTCTGGAAAGTAAACCGACGAAAAATGCCTTTTCAACTAGAAAACTGttttttgattattattattattttttccgtTCATGTTTAGCAAGGACTATAAAGTATAAATTGATAATAATCCACAGGGGCAACACATAACTCCTTTATCTAAATTTGAGAACAATCACTCACTCGTGTGTATTCAAATAGCTTTTTGCAAAATCTGCAGGTTTGCGGGCGAGCAGATGTGTGGGGAGACGGCGTCGTTCCAGAAATGTCGGCGCATCTAGAAGGCGCCCTCAACATAAGCTTGGACGGCGTTTATCATTCGCCTGTCGGCTCCGATGATAACCTAAGGCCTTGGTACGGCTCTCCCTCAGTGCTGGAGAAATGGGTGCATCACCTTCTCACCTAGTTAGTTATATCCTCCCACCCCCCCCCCTTTCAGGATCAGGGGTCAAAGGAAAGTGTGTATATGATTGCTAGAACTAAACTAGATGTCTTTTTCGTTTGAAGAATGGTTCAGATGTGCATGCCTCTGACATACACGTCTGCTGcttcaatattttttgtgcTAAATCATCTCATTATCTGTGTGTATACAAGTTGGGATAATCTTCCaaactgaaaataatttttttttttaatatagtgaATAATCTCACCATCTCAgacataaaatactaaaattttgtaaatacgCTTGTCAAATGTAcataacaaaacaaaatatttgtaACTGCTGCATTTTTACTAGCATCCAACTGAACAAGATCTATGTAATTACCAACCAAACGGGCCCCCAATGTTAATAACTTGTTTTAAGCCAttaggcccaacaagttattagtaCTAATAGATTGGATTGTTGCAATAAAGATAGGCATATGTGATAgattatgtaaataaataaattttaaagagtTACACATAGTTCATGAACAGTAATTTTTACTACTAAATCATTTTAATCGAGGATAATCTCATTATCCCAATATATAAAATGGGCAAAATTAGAAATAACTGTTCCTAACTACAtgcaatcaaataaaatatttttagttgcAACACTTTTAACCATAATTCAAGGTTGGAAAAAGGATCCGTATGAAATCAACcctatatttaaaattacatcCAATTGCACGACTCGTTGTATGAAATAAGGAGTTCATATCATATGATTACTTCGCACACTAATCACTCCTATTTAGCCATGCAGTATGGGTTCAATGAAGTGCTACTTCAGGGCGAAacatgtacaattttttttttttaaaaaaaagggaccaaaattgcaaaatcagggttagaaaagaaagatgaaataTGTTAGCACAAGCAGTAAAATGATCACTTCCCACATGTGATAAAAGGACTACcacatttcttcttctttttttttttttacaagtcCACCTAAAATCCTGATCATAGTAAGTATAACTTTAATCAACATCACATCAACATTCATCACATGAACTAGGAATCCCTAAAACCGAGTTAACAACAATACATCAAGTGCTTACCTTAATCAGTTTACTTAGATTTCAGGAAATGCGATGAGATCAATTTGGCGATTTCCAGCATACCAACCGTCTCCTTTCCACCGAATATGGCCTTCAGCTTCTCATCGCAGTGTATCAGCTTCTTATTTGCTGGATCCTGCATGTGAAAGAATCATCACTGAAACAGAGGAAAGGCAGCAAAACTCATAATATAAAGCATTCTAGTAATTACATTTAAGGCCTATTTCGCCTCAGTAAATATGTTTGAGTAAAGGTGTTCAATAAGCCCTAACTGTTTTAGAGGCTGGGTCAAATAGAGACTCATTATTgtgaacaaaattaaaactgatTAGGGTTGTCTGTTATCTTCATCCTAACCATAAAATAAACCTACGGCCACAAGATTGCTAACAGTAAAATAATAAGGAAAGAGAGGAGAGCTGATAATAAAGCTTTATACAAGGACCAAGAGAGATGCATAGTAGTTAAATAAGAATGATACTTCCAACAACAACAATGTCGGGAAAGTAAGAAATCAATAACAAGAATAAATAAAGCGAGTGTATCCCTAGAGAAAGCAACTTCAACATGTCTACTAATACTGGTTTCAGGGGAGAATAAAACATCAGCTAATGTTCCACACAAGCACGTCACATGTGTATgcacacacacagacacacacaAACAAATATGTAGACTACCTCCGCAGAAAAACATACGCAGGAAACCATGACAGTTCAAACATTGAAGTCATTATGGAACAAGGCGAACTTACTGTGAGTAATCATTTGTTTTTAGGAATAAGAAATTTGGTGCCTGAGAACAGAAAGAACAGCTACTGAAATTAAATGTATAGAACGAATTATACGATTAGATGGCATTTCAATTCAAGAgatgtcaaataaaaaaaaaaacgtagtCCTGAGGCAGATCAACTACCAAAGACAAACAAAACCTactttctttcaaccaaactcTCTCAAAAAATTACAGTAGAGGTCATGACTCACACTTTCTGCCTTTGTCCACGAACAAACACATCTTCTTCCCATCCATTGGAAATGGCGCACTTCAATATATATCCCAAGATTGACAAAAACAAGAATaggtatatacatataaaatattcaaaagagTAAGATCTCTATGTTCGTCATACTTCTTCCTAATTTGCTCTCTTTAGCCCCTGATCTCACTAATAACCATCCACTCATAAGTTACTCAAACCTAACCTCGTACTAACATCTTTGTCTTAACACTAACCAATTGTCCCACCTAACCCTCCAACCCTCTAATTCACATCTCCGGGATTATCTCAAGCCTTTCTACTTTAATGATATCAGCAATGCAATTTATAATGCCGTGACATACTTAGCGTTCGAAACagtgaaaatatattatgtaaCATGAACATCAATttgcctcttcttctttcttactAACACTAACTCCAAAGAAAAGACTGATATACTTAACTAGTGTGTCCTGTTCCATTGACCTCTAAAAACTAATATACATAGAACACAATCTGTGCATTTCCATATCAGTTAatcaacaaaaaggaaaaataatagacggaaaaagaagggaaaaaaaaaaacaactcttCTCTCCCTCCAACAACATGTAAAGCTTGTCAATGCACTACTAcagttcaatacatacatgcgCATATCTACACTGAAAATACCACAAGAAATAAGCAGAAAACCACAGTAGATTAACACACCCATAGAAGATTTAAGAACTAATATTACGAATGCCCTAGAATTCATCTTAGGAGCCATTGATGGGGACAAAGTACTAAGAATGCCCTAGAATCCATACACACGGAAAAAACTAAGTGTTAAGTGTTAACAGTACCCTAAAATGCCTCTTAGAAGGATCCATTGATGGAGACAAAGTACTAAGAATGCTCTAGAATCCCTCAAAGAAGAAACCAAAAATGCCCTAGAATCCATATCCCCAGAGAAGACTAAGCACTAAGAAACCCTAGAATCCATACATCAAGAGAAGCGAAAGTACTAAGAGATGCCCTAGAATCCATAAACCCAGAGTAACCAAGTACTGAGAAAGCCCTAGAATCCACACTCCCAGAGAACACTAACTACTAAAAAATCCCTAGAATCCATATACCCAGAGAAGACCAAGTATTAAGAATGCCCTATAATCCCTACGCAGAGAGAACACCAAGTGCTAAGAAAATCCACACACGAAGATAACACTAACTACTAAGAATGCCCTAGAATCGCTCTTAAAAGATGGAGGAGCCATTGATGGAGCATGATGAGGAGATCACACCTGCAGATTGTGGGCCTTGATGTGCTCCCACACCTTCTTCACCGCCTCGGGGCGCGAGATCTCGGGGACGCCGACGAACTTGCGCATCGCCGGCGACAGCGGCATGGGCTTCGTGAAGGCCGAGCTCTTCGGcttcgccaccgccgccgccgcctctgccGGCGCCGGAGAggacgaggcggcggaggccTTCGCCGCCGCCATGAGAGCCCTAGCgccccccaaaaccctagacaTCGTAAGGGATCGAAGGGAAATGAACGGAGAGGACGCGGGACTCAGGGAGTGCGAGGGTTTTTGTTGTTTTACTCTCGCTTCTCGAGCACTTAAAAGGgcggcccaaaaaaaaaaaaaaaaaaaaaaaaaaatcctttccaAACGACGAGTTAGAGTTAGTTGAggggtccctttttttttcttttttttttagggttaattctATAGaaattcctacaaatatagtaaaaaaaatatatatttttataaaacttaatttttatatattattttttaaaaattttaatattttcaaatatatttttctgacttgttatcgttagagaaccgtttatatttttaattttatcatcacaaatatgactctccaaaaatcataacaatataataagagaaataaaaatttcaaaaattaaccatgattaagtatttaacatatgattaactaaatttttctaacggattctaacggtagagatatatttgaaaacatcagaacttttacagaaataatatacaaaagttgaactttatgaaaatatatttgtcattcactatatttgcagaaacCTGTatgaattaacttttttttatgtttatttcttttgatttaaattattttaatttaaatcaaaagaCATTAACAgggtaaaaaatatttaaaattcatagGGACCGAATTACCATTTGGTGCATGCACCAAATTGGTTATTACCCCTAAAAACTTggaaaaccaagaaaaaaggaaattaaaatattttatgcagtAAAAATTTGAGTTCCTAAACAATCACAGGGCAATCTATAAAAAccaataactaaaaaaaaaaaaaacagaggtgAAGTGTTACACATTTTCAGAACATgcatcataaaatttaaaaagattaaaaccACTCAAAATATTATCAAGAACCACACTCAACTAtatgagccaaaaaaaaaaaaaatacaatcacACCACTTTGGGTTAGGGATGTCAGCAGGTTGGATTTgcaaaaacccaaacccgaacccgacaacAAACCTGAAACCCAGAACCCGGAATTTGAACCTGACAGATTTTAAACATCTATATCCAAACccattttaaaaatctatatccgaaCCCGGATctgaccaaaaatttgaaacccaaacccgaaccgaaaaatccaaacccgaaacaattatttcccttttcaatatttctaaattatattacattaaatttaaatttttaaaatacaaattcaaatataccatcaaattttatatgcatattatatacaatgtaaaataaattcggatttgAGTCAAATTCggatcgggtacagtcaaaatccatatccgtcagatttatttttaatattcatatccGAAATCATATCCGTTTAGCATCAAATAATCCGTTCAGTTCGGtttcagataaaatttcgggttTCCGTattcattgacatccctactttgGGTTCAACTGGATGAGAGCATACATGCAGAGAAAAACATACTGAAATTGTttctcagaatttttttttattccatctttttttttttaatttaacaatTTATCACTTAACACTGCATCACACAACTAACAACTGCATTAGCTAGAGAACAGAAGCTAGAAACTAAACTGAGAAATGAAGCATTGAATAATATgttacaaaatatttgatattaagTTCTAGATCTCAAAATACATGCTAATATCAGGAAACATCTACAGAAGATATTTGTTTCTTAACAAAAAAGATACAATAATTAGCACTTACAAAATCTTCTTTTAGCCCAAAAAACATACGAAGAATTATACTCAGATAACCCTTTTCGTTCTTCAAACAGCGAATACACCAACCAATCTCTCCTAACCTCCAGAAAGGAGAACTGGCAGTCCTGATCTTATACTTTCAGCTTATCCGACAAACTAATACTTTGACTTCAGCTCTGCAGATCTATAAATCCATGTAGAAAAGTCATTAGAGTTTCGTAATTGATCTCGTATCTAAGCAAACAAGAATCATTGAACAAACACACAGTGCTTAATAGACATGAGAATACATGGGAATGTCACCACATAAATGCATGAGTTTGAATCAAGCATTATAGGTCTCAATCATCTCAATCATTTTGATGACGTCAAATTAAAGCATTCAATGAGGAAAATAACCACATAACAAACTTCTTCAACAAGATTTTGAGGAAACAACATGGCACTTACAGCAATTATAGTGTGGTTCCGCAAGTCCATTGTCCTAGATCTCATACTTggaaatatatacatataaaaaaaattgtaactcCACTGATTTCTTTAAGCTCAAAAGGTGAACATTGATCCCGATCAGATGCTTTCAATTGCATAAGAAGTGCTTTTTGAAAGGCCCAAAGCCGATCACATGTTAATATTTCGCTTAAGTCCAACAAAATTGACGCGACAGATGCTTAAGCTTTAGCTGTAAGAAGTGCAATGTTAGCTCGAAGCTACTAAATGATGTGAATTCTCCTAATGATTATGAAACACTAGAGCTCTTATCATGCTGTTCAGGAGAGAAGTAATAAAAAAAGGTTAAGACTCAATCAGAAGAAACTATGCAGCATGAACTATCTATAATTACAGGAACTGTAGGCATAGTCCACACTTATGATATAAGGAAATAAGTTTATGGCCATTTGCCATAGTTTTAGTGTTGTTTCATAATAGAACAGAAGTTGCCGAAACAGAGGGTAGTAAAGGAAGCTAATTAAAAGTAAAGTAATTCCAGTAATGTGTCTTACATATTGGTTCAATCACTATGAGAAAAGAAGTCAAGTTGCGACCTGCATGGTACCAGGGGACAATAAAGCACAAGAGCACAGCTCATCATTCACCAAACGTTCTATTTTTGTGGCGTAGACAGACTTGCCTGCAATATCTCATTACAAAGAACTAGTTTGTCCAGATAAAATGACACAAACCTTGCCAAATAGCAGAAACTTCTTTACCATAGTATATATAACAAGATAATTCCGCCAGAAAACACAACACCATGTAATCTCAATTCAGTGATTCTTTACAACGAGTCCCTAATATCTCTTTAAGTCTAATTTCATAGCTCACGACGAAATCATTAACACAACACAGGGATAATGGctaaaagaaagaagatagTACAAGACATTATCTTCACCACAACATCCCAAAGCATTAAGCATCTGATTTATTTAAAACTAGCTGTAGTAAAAATATGAGAGATGCCATAGTCACAAGAGCACTGCAGAAATTGAGAACATTAGAGGACACTTAGTGATGCCCGGGTGCCCAACGTACAAAGCCATGTATGCTCGAACAGGCTTCAGGAACTGGAATTAACAAAACAATGCATTAGCAGCGACATAACCAGTAAAAGCAGGAATATAAGTACCACAGCTTTATGCTTGCCAAACCATCGGAAGCATTTATTCTAGATACCTAACATTAAGAGATGCATGAGACACACAATAGTCACGTGATAATCAcagaaaataataaagaaatcgAGCACACATGACGACAGCATAGCGACGCAAGGCAATTTATAGTAAAAGCAATCTATGTGCAGATAAGATTCAAGAACTACAACAATTAACAGAAGGCAGCACGACAAAACCACTAAAAGCAGGATATAGTCACAAAAGCAACCCAAGCATACATAAAGCTGTAGCATATACATGAGAGACGCAATAATCGCATGATTATCACCAAATGGAAAGGAATCAAGCATGCAATATGATAAGATAGCGAATTAAAGGCATTTATAGTATAAAACCCTGCGCGTCCAACAGGACTCAAGgagtataattaataacatgTCGCGGCACGGCAAAACAGCTACTAACAGCAGGAACAATACACAATACCTTTACGCTCAACAAAGCATCTTAAGCATCCTAAGTAAATACATGACAAACATAACAGCCGCACAATAACCGCAGAAGTCGGCCGTACAACAGAACAAGATAGCGCACAAAGCTGATTCGCAGTATGAATCCATGCACGTCCAAACAGGATTCAAGAGCTAGAACTACCAAATCATCGAGCATGGCGCAACCACTAAAAGCAAGAAAACAAAGTACAGTATCTTTACGTTTACCAAACAAGGATTTATGCGTTAGTAAGTAGTtacctcaataaagttcaaaaattaatatagatatataataataaagaattagAATAAGGAAAATAAGTATTTTACGCTGTTATGTGACCTACGCGAATCGGCACGGCAAATCACACACCGGTCGTttggcacgaccccgtgccacagcacttaaACCCTTATCACCAAAGCACCCAAAttatctaataaataaatagctaaatacaTGATTAGCAACGAAATCAAGGATACAGTACAAACAAGATAACAAAATATAGGTAATTTATACTATAAATCCATGCATGCGCAAACACGATCCAAGAACTATAATTAATAGCACAGCGCAGAAGCGTAGGCACTGAGCTCAAGAGGGTGACACAGAAACGTTCCAAGCATCCGATATTGTATATATCGCTACCGATACCGATACTAAGTACATGCGAGACATAAGAGCCACACAGATAACCGCGGAAACTACTAGATCACACACAACCGAGGAGCGACGGAATATATAACGATTTAGGAGCTGCTGCAGCGAGAATCAGAGCTTCTGCTACTTCTTGAAGCTGCCGCGGATCCCGGGCTTGGGCTTGGAGGAGGAGGTTTCGGGGGCGAGGGAGGCGTGGAGGTTGATGAGCTTGGATTCGTCGTAGGGGAGCTTGGGGTGCCGCGCTTCGTGGTGAATCTGCATGGATTTGGCGTCGGGGGCGGTGGTTTTGCAGTGCGGGCACTCGAACTTCGCGTGGCCGCCCTTGACCTGGCCGAGCCGATCCGCTTGCCCCGCTTTGCCCCCGCCGCGGTTCGTCGTCGCCGCGTCGACCTTCGCCGCGATCTCCTTCGCGGTGTGCTTCTTCGGCTTCGCCTTCCCCGTCATCTTCCTCCCCCCACGatcggaaaccctaaccctaaccctaaccctaatggCGATCCCAATCCGGGGGCGAGGGCGggttctctctttttctttttctttttcttttttttttttgggttaatttatTACTCTCGCTTCCGCACGGAGGAAAAAAGAATTTGGATAGGACTGGTAGGGAGGGTTTTTCCGCAACGCTATGGACGTACTTATAGAGGGAAAATTGTACGGAGACCCCTCTATTATAGGTAATTTTGAATTAGACTCCCCCCTCAAATGATTTGAATTATTCTACAAATTTTGTCCTTTGctattaattatttagtttattttgtttaaacaaAAATGTTAAAgtactattattattaattttttgcaaattCCATCTTATGTAAACTTTTACATTTAGTACTATACTATTTTTGGTGGGCCCCGCATGTAATCAAtgattagattttattattttattattattattttgttatagtctgattttttttttttttctaatctagTGATTTTGATGGTTGTGTTTTCTTGCGCGACCTAGTTTTGGCAAATTAGCGTGGCTCATATTCGACtagcgttcgactcgatattcaGCTCACTGGAGTTctactcaaaattaaataagttgagattgaatattaaaaaattaaaatttattttagttcaaatttgaGTATTATTGGGCTCATTCGAATTGGGCTCAAAaaactcgaatatatatatatataaatatatataacatatattttaattatatttaataatatatattatttattttaattatatgtgtaTAGAGTTTAAGTTATTAAGCCATATTTGCTAAACCAACAAAACATTCTTTTaatttgtatgttgaactattagacatatttttttattaaattctagataatgtttatgaaaattaaactttagattatatgatgttaagaatttcaagtagctcatttagggctcgagctcgcttgactggaaattaggctcgctcgagctcggtttaattaattttaagccgaatttgagtctaaatttaggttcgaaattaatttcaaaccaaacTTGAGCTCAGATACTTTTCCACCCGAAAATGAAATATGCAACAATTATTCATCTTGtataaaaacttacaaattcCCTAGAGGTTAAAACCTGCTATATGGGagacataaaataaaattctttaaaaagaaattaatatagaaaaaaacacaaaaaaagaaaagaaaagagagatagatGTTCAATTTACTAAATAAGAATCACACAAAttcttaaaaaagaaattaatatagagaaaaaagaagaagaagaagaagaagagagagatagatgtTTCAGCTTACTACATAAgaatctcacaaaaagttagCAATTGCATAATTGAATTGATTCCACTTTCAAAAGTATACAAGCCAACATGTATGCGGCAGATTTATAACACTTGCAATCAATCAAAACCCGCTAACAAAATCTCGCAATCCATCACAGCAAACCGTTATATTATAACCACTAAAACTAACGAAAAATCGAGAATTTACTGAATAAATCAATAGGAGGGAAAAAAGGGGGGagaacattcaaaatttttacttaGTAGAATAGATTGGTTTGCCGACTGAGTCGAAGCGGCAACCCGAAATTTTGGTATATCCTGATATCCCCTCCCAGGCCGGCCGTTACTACGACCAAGCCCCACGCACTCGCAGCCTCGGGGCTGTTGCTGCCGCTGTTCTTACTGCTACTGCTGCCTCCCCACGTCGAGGATGAATTCGAAATGTTGGCGGAGTCGGAAATGGAGGAGCAAATCGCACTTGAACGAATCGAAGAAGAAGCCGAGACGAAGGACTCGCTACAGACTCCTGATCTCGAGTGCAGTATGCTGCTGCATGGCTCGTCAGAGGAGCAGGGCAGAGTCCGTTCTGAGA encodes:
- the LOC109713139 gene encoding upstream activation factor subunit spp27-like, with the protein product MSRVLGGARALMAAAKASAASSSPAPAEAAAAVAKPKSSAFTKPMPLSPAMRKFVGVPEISRPEAVKKVWEHIKAHNLQDPANKKLIHCDEKLKAIFGGKETVGMLEIAKLISSHFLKSK
- the LOC109712697 gene encoding uncharacterized protein LOC109712697, coding for MTGKAKPKKHTAKEIAAKVDAATTNRGGGKAGQADRLGQVKGGHAKFECPHCKTTAPDAKSMQIHHEARHPKLPYDESKLINLHASLAPETSSSKPKPGIRGSFKK